A genomic region of Fundulus heteroclitus isolate FHET01 chromosome 24, MU-UCD_Fhet_4.1, whole genome shotgun sequence contains the following coding sequences:
- the cpb2 gene encoding carboxypeptidase B2, producing MSAYLRMGELGQCLDIFQFGPDIMATVWVLFIFLNFDLLLKTGQCTETSGQVLSITPNSQEQVEILKNVSIHYQTVLWQPVSSDYIKEQTQVHLYVPANSSQTVNDLLHRHSITYEVMLSNADEIIEMQMRNDSTDPRSGVTFYQRYHTLEDIYDWINRTAKDYPDTVKVILVGSSHEKRPLYALKLSLNSRPNKKAMWIDCGIHAREWISPAFCLFFVHYSLVFYNQNQAMTQILDNMDVYVLPVMNPDGYKYTWTNDRMWRKNRFPKKGTPCIGVDLNRNFDANWCTRGASDYPCSEIYCGAFPESEPESQAVANFLRSHKDSIQIYLSIHSYSQMLLMPYSCTMDEAENHSELYEMVKQAAENIRRYYRNIYTYGPGAKTIYLAPGGSDDWAHMLGIKYSFTFELQDRGRYGFLLPPSHIQGACNEALTAVKTIALKVMEKSQASTSSRQTV from the exons ATGTCCGCATACCTGCGAATGGGCG AGCTTGGACAGTGTTTGGACATTTTTCAGTTTGGACCTGACATCATGGCGACCGTTTGggtgttgtttatttttctaaattttgaCCTGCTTCTGAAGACAGGACAATGCACAGAAACAAG TGGCCAAGTTTTGTCAATCACCCCTAACAGTCAAGAACAAGTGGAGATTTTAAAGAATGTGTCCATCCACTATCAG ACAGTTTTATGGCAGCCCGTTTCATCGGACTATATCAAAGAGCAGACTCAGGTCCACCTCTACGTTCCTGCAAACAGCTCCCAGACAGTCAACGATCTGCTGCACAGACACAGCATCACATACGA GGTGATGCTGTCCAACGCTGATGAGATCATTGAAATGCAGATGAGGAACGACTCCACCGACCCAAGAAGTGGCGTGACGTTTTACCAGCGATACCACACTTTAGAGGAC ATCTATGACTGGATTAACAGAACTGCCAAAGATTATCCTGACACGGTTAAAGTTATTCTTGTTGGCTCCTCACATGAGAAGAGACCGCTGTATGCTCTAAAG CTGTCTCTAAATAGCAGGCCCAACAAGAAAGCAATGTGGATCGACTGCGGGATCCATGCCAGAGAGTGGATCTCTCCTgctttctgcctgttttttgtCCACTAC tcactGGTATTTTACAACCAGAACCAAGCGATGACTCAAATCCTAGACAACATGGACGTCTACGTCCTGCCTGTTATGAACCCAGATGGATACAAGTACACCTGGACAAAC GACAGAATGTGGAGGAAGAACCGTTTCCCCAAAAAGGGTACGCCCTGCATCGGAGTCGACCTGAACCGAAACTTTGACGCCAACTGGTGCA CAAGAGGAGCCTCTGATTACCCCTGCAGTGAAATCTACTGCGGTGCCTTCCCTGAGTCGGAGCCGGAGTCGCAGGCCGTGGCCAACTTCCTGCGCAGCCACAAGGACTCCATTCAGATCTACTTGAGCATCCACTCCTACTCTCAGATGCTCCTCATGCCGTATTCCTGCACCATGGACGAAGCTGAGAATCACAGTGAGCTG tacGAGATGGTCAAACAAGCTGCGGAGAACATTAGAAGATATTATAGGAATATTTACACTTATGGACCTGGAGCAAAGACAATTT ACCTGGCTCCTGGTGGCTCTGATGACTGGGCGCACATGCTCGGCATTAAATACTCCTTCACGTTCGAGCTGCAGGACCGTGGCCGCTACGGCTTCCTGCTGCCGCCGTCGCACATCCAGGGCGCCTGCAACGAAGCTCTGACTGCAGTGAAGACCATTGCTCTGAAGGTCATGGAGAAAAGCCAAGCATCGACAAGTTCCCGTCAAACTGTCTGA
- the alg11 gene encoding GDP-Man:Man(3)GlcNAc(2)-PP-Dol alpha-1,2-mannosyltransferase, producing MSAHDQLVLCLCELTRLLWKLLLPLVLLCVLLVAVLVLLVLAVRLWLQSSRNARRAREGRPTVAFFHPYCNAGGGGERVLWCAIRALQNRYADINFVVYTGDLGVTGQQILDGARRRFNVVLPRPVRFVFLQHRVLVEPGLFPHFTLLGQSVGSVFLGWEALTELVPDLYIDSMGYAFTLPLFRYLGGCSVGSYVHYPTISTDMLSVVAERNPRFNNPDFISNSLFLTAFKLVYYCLFAVLYGMAGSCSDVIMVNSSWTLDHILSLWRSPNRTSVVYPPCDVGAFLDVPLEDDGDRKCHSIVSVGQFRPEKDHRLQIRAFKKVLDRRREGSGAGAALKLVLIGGCRNQEDEDRVLMLRGLCQELGVADRVEFKLNVSFGELKEEMSRATIGLHTMWNEHFGIGVVECMAAGKVILAHKSGGPKLDIVRPFEGRPTGFLADDEDGYAEAIEQILALPAESRLQIRRDARQSAARFSDEEFEACFLAATEPLMGTLEL from the exons ATGTCGGCTCACGACCAGCtggtgttgtgtttgtgtgaattAACGAG GTTGCTTTGGAAGTTGCTGCTCCCGCTGGTGCTTCTGTGTGTGCTGCTGGTCGCGGTCCTCGTCCTGCTGGTGCTGGCCGTTCGCCTCTGgctgcagagcagcaggaaCGCTCGGCGGGCGAGGGAGGGCCGTCCCACCGTGGCGTTTTTCCATCCGTACTGCAACGCCGGTGGAGGCGGGGAGAGGGTGCTCTGGTGTGCCATCAGGGCTCTGCAGAACAG GTATGCGGACATCAACTTCGTGGTGTACACCGGCGACCTGGGCGTGACGGGCCAGCAGATCCTGGACGGAGCCCGGCGGCGCTTCAACGTCGTCCTGCCGCGGCCCGTCCGCTTCGTGTTCCTGCAGCACCGGGTGCTCGTGGAGCCTGGCCTGTTCCCGCACTTCACCCTGCTGGGACAGAGCGTGGGGTCCGTCTTCCTGGGGTGGGAGGCCCTGACGGAGCTGGTGCCCGACCTCTACATCGACTCCATGGGTTACGCCTTCACTCTGCCGCTGTTTCGCTACCTGGGAGGCTGCAGCGTGGGCAGCTACGTCCACTACCCCACCATTAGCACCGACATGCTGTCTGTGGTGGCAGAGAGGAACCCACG ATTCAACAACCCGGACTTCATCTCAAACAGTCTGTTCCTGACCGCCTTCAAGTTGGTCTACTACTGCCTCTTCGCCGTGCTCTACGGCATGGCCGGCTCCTGCAGCGACGTCATCATGGTCAACTCCTCCTGGACCCTCGACCACATCCTGTCGCTGTGGCGCTCCCCCAACCGCACCAGCGTGGTGTACCCGCCCTGCGACGTCGGCGCCTTCCTGGACGTGCCGCTGGAGGACGACGGGGACAGGAAGTGTCACTCCATCGTGTCGGTGGGGCAGTTCAGGCCAGAGAAGGATCACCGGCTGCAGATCAGGGCCTTCAAGAAGGTGCTGgacaggaggagggaggggtcGGGGGCCGGAGCGGCGCTGAAGCTCGTTCTGATAGGCGGCTGCAGGAACCAGGAGGACGAAGACAGAGTGCTCATGCTTCGGGGACTTTGCCAGGAGCTGGGCGTGGCCGACAGGGTGGAGTTTAAACTGAACGTGTCCTTCGGGGAGCTGAAGGAGGAGATGAGCAGAGCCACCATCGGTCTCCACACTATGTGGAACGAGCACTTTGGAATCg GTGTCGTGGAGTGCATGGCAGCAGGAAAGGTCATCCTGGCTCACAAATCGGGGGGCCCGAAGCTGGACATCGTCAGACCTTTCGAGGGACGCCCAACGGGATTCCTGGCAGACGACGAGGACGGTTACGCCGAAGCCATAGAGCAGATCCTGGCCCTGCCGGCCGAGAGCCGCCTGCAGATCAGACGCGACGCGCGGCAGTCAGCGGCGCGCTTCTCAGACGAGGAGTTCGAAGCGTGCTTCCTGGCAGCGACGGAGCCGCTGATGGGAACGCTGGAGCTCTGA